In Aquiflexum balticum DSM 16537, a single genomic region encodes these proteins:
- the ppsA gene encoding phosphoenolpyruvate synthase has protein sequence MSPYTIPFKKIRNSDVATVGGKNASLGEMIQELGPLGVIIPDGFATSSKAFRTFLNENQLVDKLNDKLHTLDTEKLSNLAEVGDSCRSLVASGVFSKEMKEDFLEAFRNLSDGQHISVAVRSSATAEDLPTASFAGQHDSFLNIEGEQNLLQAIHRCYISLFNDRAIKYRIDNGFEHMQVALSVGVQKMVRADIGSAGVIFTIDPETGFENAIYITSAWGLGENVVQGAVNPDEFYAFKPSIEKGLKSVIFKKMGEKENKMIYAKGGERPVANIKTSQAERNSFSLEPEDIEKLASWSFKIEKHYGLPMDIEWAKDGLTGELFIVQARPETVHGQKSGITVKEYTLLSKEKPIVKGKAVGTSIASGRVCIVKSIADSSKVKDGDIIVADITNPDWNSMLRRAISIVTNKGGRTSHASIVARELGIHAVVGTGDATDKLQDGQVITVSCIEGDEGLIYDGKLEWSEKEINFEAFEPTKTKPMFILADPFKAFRFSFYPNEGVGLLRMEFIISNAIRIHPMALVNYSSMADSNDKRSIAAITQHYPDKKKYFVEKLSEHLSMVAAAFYPKDVIIRMSDFKTNEYAQLIGGAPFEPEEENPMLGFRGASRYYNERYKEGFGLECEAMRVVRDELGFTNVKLMIPFCRTVAEGKKVLETMKEYGLERGKNGLEVYVMAEIPSNVILAKEFAEIFDGFSIGSNDLTQLTLGIDRDSAIVADLFDENNGAVKYMLASVIKEAKKAGKKIGLCGQAPSDYPAFAQFLVEQGIDSISFNPDALLKGIENISLAENKQ, from the coding sequence ATGTCACCATATACCATACCTTTCAAAAAGATCAGGAATTCAGATGTTGCCACGGTGGGAGGGAAGAATGCTTCTTTGGGAGAAATGATCCAAGAACTTGGTCCCTTAGGGGTCATTATTCCTGATGGATTCGCGACTTCATCTAAAGCTTTCCGGACTTTTCTAAATGAGAATCAACTCGTAGATAAGCTGAATGATAAACTCCATACTTTGGATACTGAAAAATTAAGCAATCTTGCAGAAGTGGGTGACTCATGCCGCTCTTTGGTTGCTTCCGGTGTTTTTTCAAAGGAAATGAAAGAAGATTTTTTAGAAGCCTTCCGGAATCTGTCCGATGGACAGCATATTTCCGTTGCCGTAAGGAGCTCCGCCACAGCGGAAGACCTGCCTACAGCAAGTTTTGCAGGGCAGCATGATAGCTTTTTGAATATTGAGGGAGAACAAAACCTGCTTCAGGCCATACACCGTTGCTATATTTCCCTGTTTAATGACAGGGCTATAAAATACCGGATTGACAACGGTTTTGAGCACATGCAGGTGGCACTTTCGGTCGGGGTTCAGAAAATGGTAAGAGCTGATATAGGAAGTGCCGGAGTAATTTTTACCATTGATCCCGAAACAGGGTTTGAAAATGCCATCTACATTACTTCCGCTTGGGGTTTGGGGGAAAATGTGGTTCAGGGTGCTGTTAATCCTGATGAATTTTATGCCTTCAAACCTTCTATTGAAAAAGGCTTGAAAAGTGTGATTTTCAAAAAAATGGGTGAGAAAGAAAATAAAATGATCTATGCAAAAGGTGGGGAAAGACCTGTGGCCAATATCAAAACAAGTCAGGCTGAACGTAATTCTTTCTCACTCGAACCCGAGGACATAGAAAAGCTTGCTTCATGGAGTTTTAAAATTGAGAAGCACTACGGTCTTCCCATGGATATTGAATGGGCAAAAGATGGATTGACCGGAGAACTTTTTATTGTTCAGGCCCGACCCGAGACTGTTCATGGCCAGAAATCCGGGATTACAGTCAAAGAGTATACCTTATTATCAAAAGAAAAGCCTATTGTAAAAGGAAAAGCGGTTGGTACCTCCATTGCCTCCGGAAGGGTCTGCATTGTCAAGTCCATAGCCGATTCATCCAAAGTAAAAGACGGGGATATTATTGTGGCGGATATCACCAATCCCGATTGGAATTCCATGTTGCGGAGGGCGATCAGTATTGTGACGAATAAAGGCGGAAGGACAAGTCATGCATCTATTGTAGCGAGGGAATTGGGGATCCATGCGGTAGTGGGAACCGGTGATGCCACAGATAAGCTACAGGATGGACAGGTCATTACGGTATCCTGTATAGAAGGTGATGAAGGTTTGATTTATGATGGCAAATTGGAATGGTCCGAAAAGGAAATCAACTTTGAAGCTTTTGAACCCACCAAAACCAAGCCCATGTTTATTTTAGCCGATCCTTTCAAAGCATTTCGGTTTTCTTTTTACCCAAACGAAGGGGTGGGGTTATTGAGAATGGAATTTATCATCAGCAATGCCATCCGGATCCATCCTATGGCTTTGGTGAATTACAGTTCCATGGCTGACAGTAACGATAAAAGATCCATTGCTGCCATCACCCAGCATTATCCCGACAAAAAGAAATATTTCGTAGAAAAGCTCTCCGAACATCTTTCCATGGTAGCGGCTGCTTTTTATCCCAAGGATGTGATCATTCGGATGAGTGATTTCAAGACCAATGAATATGCGCAATTGATAGGAGGCGCACCATTTGAACCGGAAGAAGAAAATCCCATGCTGGGTTTCAGGGGAGCATCCAGGTATTATAATGAGCGGTATAAGGAAGGATTTGGATTGGAATGCGAAGCCATGCGGGTGGTCAGGGATGAGTTGGGTTTTACAAATGTAAAACTGATGATTCCATTTTGCAGGACGGTAGCTGAAGGGAAAAAGGTCTTGGAAACCATGAAGGAGTATGGATTGGAAAGAGGGAAAAATGGATTGGAAGTCTATGTCATGGCCGAAATTCCAAGTAATGTGATTTTAGCAAAGGAATTTGCCGAAATTTTTGACGGTTTTTCCATTGGTTCCAATGACCTGACCCAACTGACATTGGGAATAGACAGAGATTCGGCCATTGTAGCGGATCTTTTTGATGAAAACAACGGAGCGGTAAAATACATGTTGGCTTCAGTAATCAAAGAAGCCAAAAAGGCGGGAAAAAAAATCGGTTTATGTGGACAGGCACCCAGTGACTATCCTGCATTTGCTCAATTTTTGGTTGAGCAAGGCATTGACAGCATTTCCTTCAATCCCGATGCCCTGCTCAAGGGGATTGAGAATATCAGTTTGGCAGAAAATAAACAATGA
- the rluF gene encoding 23S rRNA pseudouridine(2604) synthase RluF: protein MSESQGTRINKYLSEVGFCSRRAADKLIEAGRVTINGEIPEMGTKTFPGDEIRVNGKLISEPEAAHVYIAFNKPIGIVCTTDTKAEKDNIIDYINHPKRIFPIGRLDKPSEGLILLTSDGDIVNKILRAKNNHEKEYEVMVNKPITKDFIKKMSNGVPILDTVTRKCEVKQIGNFKFNIILTQGLNRQIRRMCEYLGYEVTKLKRIRIMNIPLDLPIGKWRDLTKKEMEEINRLVADSSKTFED, encoded by the coding sequence ATGAGTGAATCACAGGGAACCCGAATCAACAAGTACCTCAGCGAAGTGGGTTTCTGCTCCAGAAGAGCAGCCGATAAGTTGATCGAAGCAGGACGGGTTACCATTAATGGGGAAATCCCCGAAATGGGTACAAAGACATTTCCCGGTGATGAAATCAGGGTGAACGGCAAATTGATTTCCGAACCTGAAGCAGCACATGTTTATATAGCTTTCAACAAACCTATAGGCATTGTCTGTACCACCGATACCAAAGCTGAAAAAGACAATATCATCGATTATATCAACCACCCTAAACGTATTTTTCCGATTGGCCGCTTGGACAAACCCAGTGAGGGCCTGATTTTATTGACCAGCGACGGGGATATAGTCAATAAAATCCTTCGGGCCAAAAACAACCATGAAAAGGAATATGAGGTAATGGTGAACAAACCCATTACCAAAGATTTTATCAAAAAGATGTCCAATGGAGTTCCTATTCTGGATACGGTCACCCGTAAATGTGAGGTAAAACAAATAGGAAACTTTAAATTCAATATCATCCTCACTCAAGGCCTGAACCGACAGATAAGAAGGATGTGCGAATACTTGGGATATGAAGTCACCAAATTAAAGCGTATCCGAATCATGAACATCCCACTGGATCTACCTATAGGGAAATGGCGTGACCTGACAAAAAAAGAAATGGAGGAAATCAACCGCTTAGTGGCAGACTCCTCCAAGACATTTGAGGATTGA
- a CDS encoding aminotransferase class V-fold PLP-dependent enzyme, with protein sequence MNKRTFLKNLAVTGLASSTSLKALSETIEAYEHIHPKDLAIDEDFWLKIRAGYKLKPDYINLENGYYCFIPTETLENYISHIREINYQASWYFRTVQWENKDKVAARLAATFGGSPDEVAITRNATESLDIIISGFPWKKGDEAIFAHQDYGSIKNMFELTSRRHGTVNKIVDIPLHPKTDEEIVKIYEDAITPNTKLIMVSHMINITGQILPVKKICDMAHGYGVDVMLDGAHCIAHFDFRIDELNCDYYACSLHKWLSVPLGAGLLYVKKDKINKIWPLLAPYELDHANIKNLNHIGTHPVATDLAVNDALDYFEKIGAERKEERLRYLQRYWTDKVRDLPGIHVNTPADPSRSCGIANVGISGMDPSEMAKLLLDKYKIYTVGINYAGVVGCRITPNVYTTPRELDIFVSSLKEMAKSAGAS encoded by the coding sequence ATGAACAAGAGAACTTTCCTTAAGAATCTTGCAGTTACAGGTTTGGCTTCATCTACCTCCCTCAAAGCACTGTCGGAAACCATAGAGGCTTATGAACATATCCATCCTAAGGACCTTGCAATTGATGAAGATTTTTGGTTGAAGATCAGAGCGGGGTATAAACTCAAACCTGATTATATCAACTTGGAAAATGGGTATTATTGCTTTATCCCGACCGAAACACTGGAAAACTATATCAGCCACATCCGTGAAATCAACTATCAGGCTTCCTGGTATTTCAGGACTGTGCAATGGGAAAACAAAGACAAAGTAGCGGCAAGATTGGCTGCAACCTTTGGAGGAAGTCCCGATGAAGTGGCCATCACCCGAAATGCAACCGAATCACTGGATATCATCATTTCCGGTTTTCCCTGGAAAAAAGGAGACGAAGCCATTTTTGCACATCAGGATTATGGCAGTATCAAAAACATGTTTGAATTGACTTCAAGGCGACATGGTACGGTCAATAAAATTGTAGACATTCCACTTCATCCTAAAACCGATGAGGAAATAGTCAAAATTTATGAAGATGCCATTACTCCAAATACCAAACTGATTATGGTCAGTCACATGATCAACATCACGGGTCAGATTCTACCTGTCAAAAAAATTTGTGACATGGCCCATGGCTATGGGGTGGATGTGATGTTGGATGGCGCGCATTGTATTGCACATTTTGATTTCAGGATTGATGAATTGAACTGTGATTACTATGCCTGCAGTCTGCATAAGTGGCTGAGTGTGCCTTTGGGTGCAGGTTTGCTATATGTCAAAAAAGACAAAATCAATAAAATCTGGCCCCTTTTGGCTCCCTATGAATTGGATCATGCCAATATCAAAAATCTCAACCACATAGGCACCCATCCTGTGGCAACAGATTTGGCAGTCAACGATGCTTTGGACTATTTTGAAAAAATAGGTGCTGAAAGAAAAGAGGAAAGGTTGCGCTATCTTCAGCGTTATTGGACAGATAAAGTAAGGGACCTACCAGGAATCCATGTGAATACGCCGGCTGACCCCTCCCGTTCATGCGGTATTGCCAATGTGGGGATCTCCGGCATGGATCCTTCGGAAATGGCCAAACTCCTTTTGGACAAGTACAAAATCTACACGGTAGGCATCAACTATGCCGGGGTGGTAGGATGTCGAATCACTCCAAATGTCTATACCACTCCAAGGGAGTTGGATATATTTGTCAGTTCTTTGAAAGAAATGGCCAAAAGTGCAGGGGCCTCTTAA
- a CDS encoding SDR family NAD(P)-dependent oxidoreductase — protein sequence MKLSIKEQKRLISKYGEWAVVTGASSGIGLEICRQLAGAGFSLVINSRSLVNLQEVYQELKSKYDIQIKVIASDLSEENGLEPILNFTKDLKVGLLVMSAGYGTSGPFVESSLPREINMLRVNSEALLAITHHFSRKFKEQKRGGIILMSSMVAFQGVPFSAHYAATKAYVQTLAEALAIEVKPYGVDILSAAPGPVESGFSQRANMKMSMSLTPEQVGVPILKALGRKTTVLPGLLTKFLVYSLRTVPRWGKVKIMQQVMGGMTAHQREGVNS from the coding sequence ATGAAACTATCAATTAAAGAACAAAAAAGACTGATTTCCAAATATGGAGAATGGGCTGTGGTAACCGGAGCTTCTTCCGGGATAGGTCTGGAGATTTGCAGACAGTTGGCCGGAGCAGGTTTTAGCTTGGTCATCAACTCCCGAAGCTTAGTGAATTTACAGGAAGTTTACCAGGAACTGAAATCAAAATATGATATTCAGATCAAGGTTATTGCTTCGGATTTGTCAGAAGAAAATGGACTTGAACCAATTTTGAATTTTACCAAAGATTTAAAGGTGGGTTTATTGGTAATGTCTGCAGGATACGGCACCTCAGGACCTTTTGTGGAGAGTTCTTTGCCTAGGGAAATCAATATGCTTAGAGTCAATTCTGAAGCCCTTTTGGCAATTACCCACCACTTCAGCAGGAAATTTAAAGAACAAAAAAGAGGCGGCATTATCCTGATGAGCTCTATGGTTGCTTTCCAAGGTGTTCCTTTTTCTGCCCACTATGCGGCTACAAAAGCATATGTGCAGACTTTGGCCGAAGCTTTGGCTATAGAAGTCAAGCCTTATGGTGTTGATATTCTTTCAGCGGCACCGGGACCGGTAGAAAGCGGATTTAGCCAAAGGGCAAATATGAAAATGTCTATGTCCCTGACCCCGGAACAGGTAGGTGTTCCGATATTGAAGGCATTGGGCAGGAAAACCACCGTGCTTCCTGGTTTATTGACCAAGTTTTTGGTGTATTCCCTCCGAACTGTTCCAAGATGGGGGAAAGTAAAAATCATGCAGCAGGTGATGGGAGGTATGACTGCCCATCAGCGAGAGGGTGTCAATAGTTGA
- a CDS encoding DUF2141 domain-containing protein, whose protein sequence is MMKNILISILLLISIQTFAQNNGTLILEIQGVQAAKGGKLSAGIFDRENFPKIGKAYRVEIKSVEGNSMRIIFMGIPPNEYGVAVYQDIDQNNDLKTNLIGLPKEPIGFSNDAKINFGPPSFEDAKVIIKAGETLTIPIILR, encoded by the coding sequence ATGATGAAAAATATCCTTATTTCTATTTTGCTACTGATCAGCATACAAACTTTCGCCCAAAACAACGGTACCCTTATTTTGGAAATACAAGGTGTGCAAGCGGCCAAAGGAGGGAAACTTTCTGCCGGGATCTTTGACCGTGAGAATTTTCCAAAAATCGGAAAGGCATATCGGGTGGAGATCAAATCCGTGGAAGGCAATTCTATGAGGATAATCTTTATGGGTATTCCCCCGAATGAATATGGTGTCGCAGTATACCAAGATATCGATCAAAATAATGATTTGAAAACCAACCTGATCGGCTTGCCAAAGGAGCCCATTGGCTTTTCCAATGATGCCAAGATCAATTTTGGCCCTCCTTCTTTTGAGGATGCAAAGGTGATAATCAAGGCCGGTGAAACTTTAACTATACCCATCATATTACGATGA
- a CDS encoding SRPBCC domain-containing protein codes for MKKIIQMSVLMLLTINHLSKAQENISIDQSSNIIWPEEFDPSVAKFFVQNEIEINASPEVVWHILIDAYKWESWYEGAKNLSFVDPEHTELKADSQFNWETMGMKFPNTTIKEFEPYRYLAWESVKKSIQGYHVWLIIPTEKGCKVITEETQNGWLTFFEKTFQGKKLKELHDIWLSELKIRAEGKGQLLSSDR; via the coding sequence ATGAAAAAAATCATTCAAATGTCTGTATTGATGCTGTTGACCATCAATCATCTTTCAAAAGCTCAGGAAAATATTTCAATAGACCAATCTTCTAACATTATATGGCCTGAGGAATTTGACCCAAGCGTTGCGAAATTTTTTGTCCAAAATGAAATAGAAATAAACGCAAGCCCTGAAGTTGTTTGGCATATTCTAATAGATGCTTATAAATGGGAATCTTGGTACGAAGGCGCTAAAAATCTTTCCTTTGTCGACCCGGAACACACCGAATTAAAAGCAGATTCTCAATTTAATTGGGAGACTATGGGAATGAAATTCCCCAACACCACCATCAAAGAATTTGAACCTTACCGCTATCTGGCTTGGGAATCAGTGAAAAAGAGTATTCAAGGATATCATGTATGGTTGATCATTCCTACTGAAAAAGGCTGTAAAGTCATCACAGAAGAAACCCAAAATGGATGGCTTACTTTTTTTGAAAAAACCTTTCAGGGAAAGAAATTAAAAGAGCTTCATGATATCTGGCTTTCAGAACTGAAAATCAGGGCTGAAGGAAAAGGGCAACTTCTCAGCAGTGACCGTTAA
- a CDS encoding Crp/Fnr family transcriptional regulator, with translation MKSIYTVIQQMINISHPEWLEFSGKTQERKFKRNELLSSPGTVPHEIFFIEHGIVRVIITDKAGTEHTVHFALENQFIADYTSFLLQEPSLYSIQALEETTTVVLPREAIEWGYTNLKDGQKLGRLIAEFYFIYQDNRVRNIYARTPKERYDSITQVFPNIHNRVPQHMIASYLGISPVHLSRLKKSDR, from the coding sequence ATGAAATCCATCTATACTGTTATTCAGCAAATGATCAATATTTCCCATCCGGAATGGTTGGAATTTTCTGGGAAAACCCAAGAAAGGAAATTCAAAAGAAATGAGTTGCTGAGCAGTCCCGGGACAGTACCTCATGAAATATTTTTTATAGAACATGGGATTGTCAGGGTGATTATCACGGATAAAGCAGGTACAGAACATACCGTACATTTTGCATTGGAAAATCAATTCATTGCGGATTATACGAGTTTTTTGTTGCAAGAGCCTTCTCTTTATAGTATTCAGGCCTTGGAAGAAACAACTACTGTGGTTTTACCAAGGGAAGCTATAGAATGGGGATATACCAATCTAAAGGATGGGCAAAAGTTAGGTAGGTTGATAGCAGAATTTTATTTTATTTATCAAGATAACCGAGTCAGAAATATCTACGCCCGGACTCCAAAAGAACGTTATGACAGCATCACTCAGGTATTTCCCAATATCCACAACCGGGTTCCACAGCACATGATTGCGTCCTATTTGGGAATTTCCCCCGTTCACTTAAGCAGATTAAAAAAAAGTGACAGGTAA
- a CDS encoding adenylate/guanylate cyclase domain-containing protein: MIRKLKAFLFGTGFFCFLIGNSFGQDQKVADSLVYIFDQDILRDTMQLELLRNLSFHEGRDLQKGLQYAEELIKLSQEQNNNIYLYRGYLQKGNKKRLLGSLEEALDAFFKCLETARQIGYSQGEGTALSAIADIYSITDNHANAMLYYRQAIDILRTTEDSISLASALMNAGDEFLKRQEFDSALVYFEESGLIFEKADYLIGKAYNLGNIGMVYANIGNNNLAEANINEATRILEELEDFYAISIYLIYMADIYMEKGDKSTALSYAKRSLDLGKVYGLKEQIRDANLKLSELYEQTGNIEESFNYYRDHIIYRDSLSNVETVQNLADLRTDFEVSQKQIEVDLLNQEKRNQRTIMVYLIIIVILGAIILATLFWYYKKIQKEKKKSETLLLNILPSETAAELKLNGKVDAVKSNSVTVMFTDFVDFSKKSELIEPEKLVKGIDFYFKAFDEIISKYGLEKIKTIGDSYMCASGLPTPNKDHALNMVKAAKEMVEFVERVKNLNNELPHFEMRIGIHSGPVVAGIVGIKKWQFDIWGNTVNIASRMESASLPGKINLSETTYQEIKSHYTCEYRGEIQVKNGGSFKMYFLS; encoded by the coding sequence ATGATCAGAAAATTGAAAGCCTTTCTATTTGGGACAGGCTTTTTTTGTTTTTTAATCGGAAATTCTTTCGGGCAGGATCAGAAAGTAGCAGATAGTCTTGTCTATATTTTTGATCAGGATATTCTCAGGGATACCATGCAATTGGAACTGCTCAGAAACCTGTCATTCCACGAAGGGAGGGATCTTCAAAAAGGGTTACAATACGCTGAAGAACTCATCAAACTCTCTCAGGAACAGAACAATAACATTTATTTATATCGGGGATATTTACAAAAAGGAAATAAAAAAAGGTTATTGGGCTCCCTTGAAGAAGCTTTGGATGCATTTTTTAAATGTTTGGAAACTGCCAGACAAATCGGTTATTCTCAAGGAGAAGGAACTGCTTTAAGTGCTATTGCAGACATCTATTCCATCACGGATAATCATGCCAATGCCATGCTGTATTACCGCCAAGCTATTGACATTCTCAGAACCACTGAAGATTCCATTTCCCTTGCATCTGCATTGATGAATGCAGGGGATGAATTTCTAAAAAGACAAGAATTTGATTCTGCCCTTGTGTATTTTGAAGAATCCGGATTGATTTTTGAAAAAGCAGACTACCTGATCGGCAAAGCCTATAATCTCGGAAACATCGGAATGGTATATGCTAATATTGGAAACAATAATCTTGCAGAAGCCAATATCAATGAGGCCACTCGGATTTTGGAAGAACTGGAAGATTTCTATGCCATCAGTATCTACCTGATTTATATGGCCGATATCTATATGGAAAAGGGCGATAAATCCACCGCATTGAGTTACGCAAAGCGGAGCCTGGATCTGGGAAAAGTTTATGGATTAAAAGAACAAATCCGGGACGCCAATCTCAAGCTTTCTGAACTTTATGAACAAACCGGAAATATAGAGGAATCCTTCAATTATTATAGAGATCACATCATTTATAGGGATAGTCTGAGCAATGTAGAGACCGTCCAAAATTTGGCCGATTTGCGAACAGATTTTGAGGTATCCCAAAAACAGATAGAAGTGGACCTGCTCAATCAGGAAAAGCGAAACCAAAGGACAATCATGGTTTATTTGATCATCATTGTGATTTTGGGAGCCATTATCTTGGCAACATTATTCTGGTATTATAAAAAAATACAGAAAGAAAAGAAGAAATCGGAAACACTTCTTCTCAATATTCTCCCTTCTGAGACAGCAGCAGAATTGAAATTAAACGGAAAAGTAGATGCAGTCAAATCCAACTCTGTAACGGTGATGTTTACCGATTTTGTGGATTTTTCCAAAAAGTCTGAACTGATTGAGCCAGAAAAACTGGTGAAGGGAATTGATTTCTATTTCAAAGCCTTCGATGAAATTATTTCCAAATACGGTTTGGAAAAGATAAAAACCATTGGCGATTCTTACATGTGCGCCAGCGGCCTTCCCACACCCAATAAAGACCATGCACTCAATATGGTCAAGGCGGCAAAGGAGATGGTTGAATTTGTGGAAAGGGTAAAAAATTTAAATAATGAATTGCCTCACTTTGAAATGAGGATTGGAATACATTCCGGACCTGTGGTAGCAGGAATTGTCGGAATCAAAAAATGGCAGTTCGACATTTGGGGGAATACCGTCAACATTGCCTCCAGAATGGAATCCGCTTCACTGCCAGGAAAAATCAATCTATCCGAAACCACCTATCAGGAAATCAAATCGCACTATACCTGCGAATACCGCGGAGAAATCCAGGTCAAAAACGGTGGTTCGTTTAAGATGTATTTTTTGTCTTAA
- a CDS encoding response regulator: protein MPVKILIFEDNNNLREGLCQLLMLREEFQIVGNYGEARQAKEIVIKCRPDVVLMDIDMPGINGVEAVRQIREYDLTTQIIMLTVFDDNSHVFDALMAGANGYLLKRNVSDRLVLAIQEVLEGGAPMSPSIARLVINQLHVQKPTNQYMLSEREKEILRSLSKGNSFKLIAADLGISFETVRTHIKRIYDKLHVHSQGEAISKALHEKLV from the coding sequence ATGCCTGTAAAGATTTTGATTTTTGAAGATAACAACAACCTGAGGGAGGGACTTTGTCAGCTTCTGATGCTCAGGGAGGAGTTTCAGATTGTTGGGAATTACGGAGAAGCCCGGCAAGCCAAGGAAATTGTCATTAAATGCAGGCCGGATGTGGTTTTGATGGATATTGATATGCCGGGCATCAATGGTGTGGAGGCAGTCAGGCAGATCCGGGAGTATGACCTGACCACCCAAATTATCATGTTGACAGTATTTGATGATAATAGCCATGTTTTTGATGCTTTGATGGCTGGGGCGAATGGGTACTTGTTAAAAAGAAATGTATCTGACAGATTGGTTTTGGCTATTCAGGAGGTTTTGGAAGGAGGGGCTCCGATGAGTCCTTCTATCGCCAGACTTGTAATCAATCAGCTGCATGTTCAAAAACCAACGAATCAATATATGCTTTCAGAAAGAGAAAAAGAAATACTCAGATCTCTTTCAAAGGGGAATAGTTTCAAACTGATAGCTGCCGATCTTGGTATAAGTTTCGAGACAGTCCGTACCCATATCAAGCGTATTTACGACAAACTCCATGTCCATTCCCAAGGAGAGGCTATCAGCAAAGCCCTGCACGAAAAATTGGTTTAA